CTCACCTCCAACGTCTCCTGCACCCCCTCCTTCGCCGCCTGGGCCGCCGCACGCCTGGCGAGGTACTTCGCCATGGGCAGCACCATCAGGAAGTAGACGACGGCGCCGGTGATCAGGAAGCTGAGGGTGGCGCTGAGCACCGAGCCCCACAGGATCTCGATGCCGTCCGTCCTGCCGGTCTCCGGGTCCTCGACGCAGGGACCGCGGAGACAGGACGTGTACTTCTCCAGGTCCTGGGTGCCGAAGGCGCCGACCACCGGATTGATGAGTCCCTTCACGACCGCGTTCACCACGTTCGTGAAAGCGGCGCCGATCACGACGGCGACCGCAAGGTCGATCACATTGCCCCGCGTCAGGAAGGCTTTGAAACCCTCCAGCAGGCCGACCTTCTTCTCGCTCACAGGTGGGCCTTCCTCTGTACGTGCCTTGGGGGGAGTGAACTGCCCCGCCACATAAGGCGGCAGAGGACCGCAGTGTCCA
The DNA window shown above is from Streptomyces sp. Alt3 and carries:
- a CDS encoding MscL family protein gives rise to the protein MSEKKVGLLEGFKAFLTRGNVIDLAVAVVIGAAFTNVVNAVVKGLINPVVGAFGTQDLEKYTSCLRGPCVEDPETGRTDGIEILWGSVLSATLSFLITGAVVYFLMVLPMAKYLARRAAAQAAKEGVQETLEVSELEVLKEIRDVLVAQRGQA